From Salvelinus namaycush isolate Seneca chromosome 24, SaNama_1.0, whole genome shotgun sequence, one genomic window encodes:
- the LOC120019278 gene encoding vesicular inhibitory amino acid transporter-like, with protein sequence MSFLRLDWLGTQAELLWTSRFLHGDEESLGFAQRDELSRTYGEDQEETRESPTTSSPEGGNETPTSPSSSSCLKITTWEAGWNVTNAIQGIFVLGLPYALLQSGYLGLLLLILAAVICNYTGKILVSCLYEDNEEGQPIRVRDTYEDIANACCKRLCPLLGGRVVNAAQVVELMMTCILYLVVSTNLMCHSFSFLPLPPAAWSVMTFLTLVPCMLIRDLRVVSRLSLLCSLAQFLITFIVVAYCLHQAHRWSWRRMVLLVDFERFLVSVGVIIFSYTSQIFLPTLEGSMEDRGDFSDMMSWTHSLACVLKTTFSVLAFLTWGEDTKEVITDNLPIGLRMVVNLCLLAKALLSYPLPFYAVAEVLQSSVLRLEAAQVGVDMRTLVLRGCLLLMTFLMALYMPHFSLLMGLTGSVTGAAMTFILPSLFHLQLKWTTMSSRLKALDLLILTLGSLCSLSGLVCSIKGMIQAFGR encoded by the exons ATGTCATTTCTGAGACTAGACTGGTTGGGGACGCAGGCAGAGCTGCTGTGGACCTCCAGGTTCCTCCATGGGGATGAGGAGAGCCTAGGGTTTGCCCAGAGGGATGAGTTGAGCAGGACCTATGGAGAGGACCAAGAGGAGACCAGGGAGTCACCCACCACCTCCAGCCCAGAGGGGGGAAATGAGACACCTaccagtccctccagcagcaGCTGTCTTAAAATCACCACCTGGGAGGCAGGATGGAACGTGACCAATGCTATTCAG GGTATCTTTGTTCTGGGGTTGCCTTACGCTCTCCTTCAGAGTGGCTACCTAGGATTGCTACTGCTCATTCTGGCTGCGGTCATCTGCAACTACACAGGTAAGATCCTTGTATCCTGCCTGTACGAGGACAACGAGGAGGGCCAGCCCATACGAGTGCGGGACACCTACGAGGACATCGCCAATGCCTGCTGTAAGCGCCTGTGCCCCCTCCTGGGCGGGCGGGTGGTGAACGCAGCACAGGTGGTAGAGCTGATGATGACCTGTATCCTCTACCTGGTGGTCAGCACCAACCTAATGTGTCACAGCTTCTCCTTCCTCCCGCTCCCCCCCGCCGCCTGGTCCGTGATGACCTTCCTGACCCTAGTGCCCTGCATGCTGATCCGGGACCTGAGGGTGGTCTCCAGACTCAGCCTGCTCTGCTCCCTGGCCCAGTTCCTCATCACCTTCATCGTGGTGGCCTACTGCCTGCACCAAGCCCACCGCTGGTCCTGGAGGAGGATGGTCCTCTTGGTGGACTTTGAGAGGTTCCTGGTGTCCGTGGGGGTCATCATCTTCAGCTACACCTCCCAGATCTTCCTGCCCACCCTGGAGGGAAGCATGGAGGACAGGGGGGACTTCTCCGACATGATGAGCTGGACACACTCCCTGGCTTGTGTGTTGAAAACCACCTTCTCTGTGCTGGCCTTCCTCACCTGGGGCGAGGATACTAAAGAGGTGATCACTGATAACCTTCCCATTGGCCTACGTATGGTGGTCAACCTGTGCCTCCTGGCTAAGGCCCTCCTCTCCTACCCCCTGCCCTTCTACGCTGTGGCTGAGGTCCTCCAGAGCAGTGTTCTAAGGCTGGAAGCGGCGCAGGTGGGTGTGGACATGAGGACTCTGGTTCTGCGGGGCTGTCTCCTGTTGATGACCTTCCTCATGGCACTCTACATGCCCCACTTCTCCCTGCTCATGGGGCTGACGGGCAGCGTGACGGGGGCGGCCATGACCTTCATCCTGCCCTCCCTCTTCCACCTGCAGCTCAAGTGGACCACCATGAGCAGTAGGCTCAAGGCCCTGGACCTTCTAATCTTAACTCTGGGATCTCTGTGTAGTTTATCGGGGTTGGTTTGCTCCATCAAGGGAATGATTCAGGCTTTTGGGCGTTGA